Proteins found in one archaeon genomic segment:
- a CDS encoding THUMP domain-containing protein has translation MNLVVTSAKGLEAKASAEFKEVALLSGARKLTIERSAYDGVIEVGVENPKALLSFIIDFVRQEPFKVRFITRVIPVDRVVDTRLEEIVSAVKDLAHQIGPSDSFRITIEARDSPYSDRELIDAIADTVDRKVSLDSPDKVVFLQVFGEYAGISVLSPAEIVSIQRLKRAA, from the coding sequence GTGAACCTGGTCGTGACCTCCGCGAAAGGGCTCGAAGCGAAGGCCTCAGCCGAGTTCAAGGAGGTGGCGCTCCTCTCCGGAGCGCGGAAGCTAACGATTGAGCGCTCTGCCTACGACGGGGTCATCGAAGTCGGGGTAGAGAATCCGAAGGCCCTCCTTTCCTTCATCATCGACTTCGTCAGGCAGGAGCCCTTCAAGGTAAGGTTCATCACGCGGGTGATCCCGGTGGACCGAGTGGTGGACACGAGGCTAGAGGAGATAGTCTCCGCGGTCAAGGACCTCGCCCATCAGATTGGGCCTTCGGACTCGTTCAGGATTACAATCGAAGCGCGGGACTCCCCGTACTCTGACAGGGAGCTCATCGACGCCATCGCCGACACTGTGGACAGGAAGGTCAGCCTGGACTCACCCGATAAGGTGGTCTTCCTCCAGGTCTTCGGCGAGTACGCAGGGATCTCCGTACTCTCGCCCGCAGAAATCGTCAGCATCCAGAGACTGAAGAGGGCTGCCTAG
- a CDS encoding triose-phosphate isomerase, producing the protein MRRTLILNFKNYAEIQGEGSVRLAAAALRVARKVEVEVIVAPPIPLLGLVVGRVRGATVYSQSADGISGDKTTGSILPESIRAAGAKGAILNHSESRMSYRALQGLVPRMKASGIGSCVCSKTPAEAQRVSYLGPKFVAVEPPELIGTGVSVSRARPGLIKETVERLRSSGYRGRILCGAGIVSGEDVARAVNLGTDGILVASSVVKAKDWASKLEELSEPLSR; encoded by the coding sequence ATGCGCAGGACTCTGATCCTTAACTTCAAGAACTATGCCGAGATACAAGGCGAAGGGTCTGTCCGCCTGGCTGCCGCGGCCCTCAGGGTGGCGCGAAAAGTGGAAGTTGAAGTGATCGTGGCTCCTCCCATACCCCTGCTCGGTCTGGTCGTGGGCCGTGTGAGGGGCGCGACCGTCTACAGCCAGTCAGCGGACGGCATCTCTGGGGACAAGACGACCGGCTCGATACTCCCAGAGTCGATCAGGGCCGCCGGCGCGAAGGGGGCGATACTCAATCACAGCGAGTCCAGGATGTCCTATCGAGCCCTCCAAGGACTGGTGCCTAGGATGAAAGCCTCAGGAATAGGCTCCTGCGTATGCTCAAAGACCCCTGCTGAGGCTCAAAGGGTTTCGTACCTCGGCCCAAAGTTCGTGGCGGTGGAGCCGCCTGAGCTCATAGGGACGGGAGTCTCAGTCTCCAGGGCGAGGCCGGGGTTGATCAAAGAAACGGTGGAAAGGCTCAGGAGCTCCGGGTACAGGGGGAGGATTCTCTGCGGGGCGGGGATAGTGAGCGGCGAAGACGTGGCCAGGGCTGTCAACCTCGGAACGGACGGGATCCTTGTCGCGAGCAGCGTGGTCAAGGCGAAGGACTGGGCTTCGAAACTCGAGGAATTGTCGGAGCCACTTTCGCGCTGA
- a CDS encoding threonylcarbamoyl-AMP synthase yields the protein MNTQVLPFEVSCFPTAVGVFKRGGLFAFPTDTVYGLGCDPFDRAAVGSLFEAKQRDEKPIPVLCAGLAEALKLVSLRGAGAKLASKHWPGELTIIAPVRAPLPPLLHQGTGWLGVRVPKGETLGGLLTACGGYLTGTSANLSGQPSARSAEDVLAQLGDSIDLVLDGGRLLGLESTVVKASGDEIVVLRQGRVGVSDELKQP from the coding sequence TTGAACACCCAGGTCCTTCCTTTCGAGGTGTCTTGCTTTCCCACTGCGGTAGGTGTCTTCAAGCGAGGCGGCCTGTTCGCCTTTCCGACCGACACTGTCTATGGCCTGGGCTGCGACCCATTCGACAGGGCTGCAGTTGGCTCCCTCTTCGAGGCCAAGCAAAGGGACGAAAAGCCGATCCCGGTCCTCTGCGCAGGTTTGGCCGAGGCCTTGAAGCTTGTATCGCTGAGGGGCGCCGGAGCCAAGCTCGCTTCCAAGCACTGGCCGGGGGAACTCACCATAATCGCTCCAGTCAGGGCGCCACTGCCCCCTCTCCTCCATCAAGGAACGGGGTGGCTCGGAGTCAGGGTCCCGAAAGGCGAGACCCTAGGAGGGCTCCTCACCGCTTGCGGGGGCTACCTGACTGGGACGAGCGCCAATCTCTCGGGCCAGCCTTCCGCGCGGAGTGCGGAAGACGTCCTCGCTCAGCTCGGGGACAGCATCGACTTGGTCCTGGACGGAGGGCGGCTGCTCGGGTTGGAATCTACAGTGGTCAAGGCGTCGGGCGACGAAATAGTGGTTTTAAGGCAGGGGCGGGTCGGGGTCTCGGACGAGTTGAAGCAGCCGTGA